The following coding sequences lie in one Phalacrocorax carbo chromosome 3, bPhaCar2.1, whole genome shotgun sequence genomic window:
- the LGALSL gene encoding galectin-related protein: protein MAGTVAERDALKIEDGHLNNSLGSPVQADVYFPRLIVPFCGHIKGGMRPGKKILVMGIVDLNPESFGISLTCGESEDPPADVAIELKAVFTDRQFVRNSCVAGEWGEEQSSIPYFPFIPDQPFRVEILCEHPRFRIFVDGHQLFDFYHRIETLSAIDTIKINGDLQLTKLG from the exons ATGGCGGGGACCGTGGCCGAGCGGGACGCGCTG AAAATAGAGGACGGACATTTAAACAACTCCCTGGGATCACCGGTGCAAGCTGATGTATACTTCCCTCGCCTG ATCGTCCCCTTCTGTGGGCACATCAAAGGAGGAATGAGGCCGGGAAAGAAGATCTTAGTTATGGGCATAGTGGACCTCAACCCCGAGAG CTTTGGCATCAGTCTGACTTGCGGGGAGTCGGAAGATCCTCCTGCGGATGTAGCTATTGAACTGAAAGCCGTGTTTACAGACAGACAGTTTGTCAGAAATTCTTGTGTAGCTGGAGAATGGGGGGAAGAGCAATCATCTATTCCTTACTTTCCATTTATACCGGACCAGCCTTTTAGG gtcGAGATACTTTGCGAGCATCCCCGTTTTAGAATATTTGTGGATGGACATCAGCTCTTTGATTTTTACCACCGTATTGAAACACTGTCAGCAATTGATACGATAAAGATAAATGGAGATCTTCAGCTCACAAAACTTGGCTGA